A window of Salvelinus alpinus chromosome 31, SLU_Salpinus.1, whole genome shotgun sequence contains these coding sequences:
- the peli3 gene encoding E3 ubiquitin-protein ligase pellino homolog 1, with protein sequence MVLEGSSEALCPPPSLELRPSCNKSQPSPPLGSCSTPHDGLFPGDKEPVKYGELIVLGHNGSLANGDKGRRRSRLALYKRPKANGVKPDVIHNVSTPLVSKALSNKSQHSISYTLSRSHSVIVEYTHDTNTDMFQIGRSTESMIDFVVTDTAGSSTSGGGGGWQVQGAAGEGVGGGGQSAQSTISRYACRIMCERNAPYTARIYAAGFDSSKNIFLGERAAKWRTSDGLMDGLTTNGVLVMHPAGDFVSEPAPGVWREISVCGNVFALRETRSAQQRGKLVENESNTLQDGSLIDLCGATLLWRTPTGLRRTPTLKQLESLRQELNAARPQCPVGFNTLAFPSLARREIVDKKQPWVYVNCGHVHGYHNWGYRKDKGHNVGLGGTAPASTGERECPMCRRVGPYVPLWLGCEGGLYLDAGPPTHAFCPCGHVCSEKTVAGWSQIPLPHGTHAFHAACPFCGTWLTGEQGHIKLIFQGPVD encoded by the exons ATGGTTTTGGAGGGTAGCTCGGAGGCCCTGTGTCCCCCGCCCTCACTGGAGCTGCGCCCGTCCTGCAACAAGAGCCAGCCCTCGCCTCCCCTGGGCTCATGCTCCACGCCCCACGACGGACTCTTCCCCGGGGACAAGGAGCCCGTCAAATACGGGGAGCTCATCGTCTTAGG GCACAATGGTTCCTTGGCCAATGGGGATAAGGGGCGAAGGAGAAGTCGCCTGGCCCTCTACAAGAGACCCAAAGCCAACGGGGTCAAACCTGATGTCATCCACAATGTCTCGACCCCTCTGGTGTCAAAG GCCCTCAGCAACAAAAGCCAGCACAGCATCTCTTACACCCTGTCCAGGAGTCACTCGGTCATTGTAGAGTACACTCACgacaccaacacagacatgttTCAG ATCGGGCGTTCTACAGAGAGCATGATTGACTTTGTGGTGACGGACACAGCGGGCAGCAGCACCAGTGGTGGTGGCGGTGGGTGGCAGGTCCAGGGGGCGGCAGGCGAGGGGGTCGGAGGAGGGGGGCAGTCGGCCCAGAGCACAATCTCCCGCTACGCGTGCCGCATAATGTGCGAGCGCAACGCCCCTTACACGGCCCGCATCTACGCCGCCGGCTTCGACTCCTCCAAAAACATCTTCCTGGGG GAGCGGGCTGCCAAATGGCGAACGTCAGACGGCTTGATGGACGGCCTGACCACCAATGGCGTGCTGGTGATGCACCCGGCGGGAGATTTTGTGTCGGAACCGGCGCCAGGCGTGTGGCGGGAGATCTCGGTGTGCGGGAACGTCTTCGCCCTGCGGGAGACGCGCTCGGCCCAACAGAGGGGAAAATTG GTGGAGAACGAGTCCAACACCCTGCAGGACGGCTCTCTGATTGACCTGTGCGGCGCCACCCTCCTGTGGCGTACCCCGACGGGCCTGCGCCGCACCCCCACCCTCAAGCAGCTGGAGTCTCTCCGCCAGGAGCTGAATGCCGCCCGGCCCCAGTGCCCCGTGGGTTTCAACACCCTGGCCTTCCCCAGCCTGGCCCGGCGAGAGATTGTTGACAAGAAGCAGCCCTGGGTCTATGTCAACTGTGGTCACGTGCACGGCTACCACAACTGGGGCTACCGGAAAGACAAGGGCCACAACGTGGGCCTCGGGGGGACGGCTCCGGCGAGTACCGGGGAGAGGGAGTGCCCCATGTGCCGGCGCGTGGGCCCCTACGTGCCCCTGTGGCTTGGCTGCGAGGGTGGGCTGTACCTGGACGCTGGGCCACCGACGCACGCCTTCTGCCCCTGCGGCCACGTGTGCTCTGAAAAAACTGTGGCGGGCTGGAGCCAAATCCCGCTGCCGCACGGAACGCACGCCTTCCACGCCGCATGCCCCTTCTGCGGCACCTGGCTGACTGGCGAGCAGGGGCACATCAAACTCATCTTTCAGGGGCCCGTCGACTGA